In one Candidatus Nitronereus thalassa genomic region, the following are encoded:
- a CDS encoding metal-dependent hydrolase, with amino-acid sequence MASWLTHAFVAGALGKAQVPHVRTVRFWMWSVLCSVLPDVDVLGLFMGIDYGHALGHRGFMHSLSFSFGVGLVTVMVGFSHVVRGSTLWWILIFHFTVVTASHGVLDAMTNGGLGVAFFAPFDNTRYFLPWTPILVSPIGAEFFGWRGLEVIASEIFYVWIPILVIASGVAVIRKTLADGNSAELEK; translated from the coding sequence ATGGCTTCTTGGTTAACCCATGCTTTTGTAGCTGGTGCCTTGGGAAAGGCGCAAGTTCCCCATGTTCGAACCGTGCGTTTTTGGATGTGGTCGGTTCTCTGTTCGGTGTTGCCAGATGTGGATGTTCTTGGATTGTTTATGGGCATTGACTATGGGCATGCGTTGGGCCATCGGGGCTTCATGCATTCACTGAGTTTTTCCTTTGGAGTGGGGCTCGTGACGGTTATGGTAGGATTTTCCCATGTCGTTCGTGGTTCAACATTGTGGTGGATCCTCATCTTCCATTTTACGGTGGTGACCGCATCTCATGGAGTATTGGATGCCATGACGAACGGGGGGCTAGGCGTCGCGTTTTTTGCTCCGTTTGATAATACTCGGTATTTTCTTCCTTGGACTCCGATCCTGGTTTCGCCCATTGGGGCAGAGTTTTTCGGATGGCGAGGGTTGGAGGTCATTGCTAGTGAAATCTTCTACGTCTGGATTCCTATTCTGGTTATCGCGTCGGGTGTGGCGGTGATACGCAAAACACTGGCCGACGGGAATTCCGCAGAGTTGGAAAAATGA
- a CDS encoding DNA-3-methyladenine glycosylase I, with the protein MSDRQATRCAWAKNERLILYHDTEWGIPLHDDRRLFEFLILEGAQAGLSWHTILQKREAFREAFDQFDPTRIAKYTNPKIQQLLKNAGIIRNRLKINSAISNAQAYLALRKEFGSFDEYIWQFVQKKPIKNRWKTHQDIPCSTKESDAMSKDLKRRGFSFVGTTICYAFMQATGMVNDHTIDCYRYKELA; encoded by the coding sequence ATGTCAGACCGCCAGGCCACCAGATGCGCTTGGGCCAAGAATGAACGACTGATTCTCTACCATGACACGGAGTGGGGCATTCCTCTTCATGACGACCGCCGACTATTCGAATTTTTAATTCTCGAAGGCGCGCAAGCTGGGCTCAGTTGGCACACGATCTTGCAAAAGCGGGAAGCCTTTCGTGAGGCTTTTGACCAATTCGACCCCACTCGTATCGCGAAGTACACCAATCCAAAAATTCAACAACTGCTCAAGAATGCTGGCATCATTCGCAACCGACTGAAAATCAATTCGGCCATCAGCAACGCGCAGGCATACTTGGCCCTCCGAAAGGAATTTGGCTCTTTTGATGAATACATTTGGCAATTCGTCCAGAAGAAGCCCATCAAGAATCGTTGGAAAACTCACCAAGACATCCCGTGCTCTACCAAGGAATCCGATGCGATGAGCAAGGACCTCAAACGACGAGGATTCTCCTTCGTCGGCACCACGATTTGCTACGCCTTCATGCAAGCCACCGGTATGGTAAACGACCATACCATCGATTGTTATCGCTATAAAGAACTCGCATAA
- a CDS encoding endonuclease/exonuclease/phosphatase family protein yields MLMTHYMIKTLFLILFFLPSWTLALEFQVGQSVKLNSPKTIGVPLHQKPTPSYWKHIPNGSRGIVQKLSEDHKWIFIKFSSGENAWVKPKFIQTNSAPPQQESQPIPQPESQSISSTKFHTSSKEEEALVWGSREGCQQVVQDGGRMAISSPETLRVGTWNIRWFPYGHPPAQKGKEAEETDVPWIICTIEWMNVDILAVQESLDTSKAIKTWKTVLASLENTTGNSWRWILQRCGEPESHKIGYLWNTKRVDLTLPKSLWTFNVKAPSNGKPCEGGLRPGHYAYVQAQPQPGADFHLIALHLKSGPTVFAVEDRQKALNRIDRTVSSFLEKDQDVIILGDFNTMGAGDNASRLSELKYVRRMVSKEMPGFQDLPLVPQCSHYFRGRGGWLDHVLVNHGMEEVRTRSARVTGYCAIAGCERIAGDYPLAYQRLSDHCPVVIDIHNQDQD; encoded by the coding sequence ATGCTTATGACCCATTACATGATAAAAACGCTTTTTCTTATCCTCTTTTTCCTCCCGTCGTGGACATTGGCCCTAGAATTCCAGGTCGGGCAATCGGTCAAGCTGAACTCCCCCAAAACCATCGGTGTGCCTCTTCACCAGAAACCCACGCCCAGCTATTGGAAACACATCCCAAACGGATCACGAGGGATCGTGCAAAAATTGAGCGAGGATCACAAGTGGATCTTCATCAAATTTTCATCTGGAGAAAATGCCTGGGTGAAACCCAAGTTTATTCAAACCAATTCGGCACCACCACAGCAAGAATCACAGCCCATACCCCAGCCAGAGTCGCAATCCATATCATCCACAAAGTTCCATACCAGTTCCAAAGAAGAGGAAGCATTAGTGTGGGGCTCACGGGAAGGCTGCCAGCAAGTGGTACAAGATGGCGGACGTATGGCTATATCCTCCCCTGAAACCCTTCGGGTAGGGACATGGAATATTCGCTGGTTTCCCTATGGCCATCCTCCTGCCCAAAAAGGCAAGGAGGCAGAAGAAACCGATGTGCCTTGGATCATCTGCACGATCGAATGGATGAACGTGGATATTCTAGCCGTACAAGAAAGTCTCGACACTTCAAAGGCCATTAAAACGTGGAAGACCGTTTTAGCCTCTCTGGAAAACACCACTGGAAATTCCTGGCGGTGGATCCTTCAACGGTGCGGAGAGCCGGAGAGCCATAAGATCGGGTATCTCTGGAATACCAAACGTGTGGATTTGACCTTGCCCAAAAGTCTGTGGACCTTCAACGTCAAAGCCCCCTCAAATGGCAAACCCTGTGAAGGGGGACTTCGCCCAGGACATTATGCGTATGTCCAAGCACAACCACAGCCGGGAGCCGACTTCCATCTCATTGCGCTTCATTTGAAATCTGGACCAACGGTTTTCGCCGTGGAAGATCGACAGAAAGCTCTCAACCGGATTGACCGAACAGTCAGTTCCTTTCTAGAAAAAGATCAAGATGTCATCATTCTTGGAGATTTCAACACCATGGGGGCAGGAGACAATGCCTCCCGACTTTCGGAATTAAAATATGTCCGGCGAATGGTATCCAAAGAAATGCCTGGGTTCCAGGATCTCCCGTTAGTGCCGCAATGTTCCCATTATTTTCGAGGACGTGGTGGATGGCTCGATCATGTATTGGTCAATCATGGAATGGAGGAAGTCCGCACACGATCGGCCCGGGTCACCGGATATTGCGCCATTGCCGGATGTGAACGAATTGCGGGAGACTATCCCTTAGCCTATCAACGGCTATCCGACCATTGCCCGGTGGTCATCGACATTCACAACCAAGATCAGGATTAA
- a CDS encoding formate--tetrahydrofolate ligase, whose protein sequence is MAVPLSNIEIANCAKLWPIGDVAEKKLGLSVKDLEPFGWYKAKVPLAFIKKLPYRPSSKLILMTAMTPTMAGEGKTTTSVGLVDGLNCIGKKAMAALREPSLGPCFGMKGGACGGGYAQVVPMSDINLHFTGDFHAITSAHNLLAAMVDNHLYWGHSPMLDARRITWRRTMDMNDRSLRSIVTGIGSVTNGFAREGKFDITAASEVMAILCLATDLHDLQRRLGNIKVGRTAKKEFVFAKDIKAEGAMTALLKDALNPNLVQTLEHNPAFVHGGPFGNIAHGCNSVVATNAALKLADYVVTEAGFGADLGAEKFLNIKCRRAGFEPACAVVVATVKALKLHGGVNPKELGTENLEAVNRGLPNLVRHLDNLKKFGVPVLVAINQFASDTKAELDLVHEICAGRGVKVALSNHWAHGGEGARALAELVVKTIENEPSKFHTLYPDEMSLAEKVRTVSREIYGADDADIPYAVLKRFEELENAGYGHYPVCMAKTQYSFSTDPSKKGAPTGFTIPIREVRLSLGAEFIVVLTGDIMTMPGLPQVPAAEVVGVDSKGDILGLF, encoded by the coding sequence ATGGCTGTTCCACTCAGTAATATTGAAATTGCCAATTGTGCGAAATTATGGCCGATTGGCGACGTTGCCGAAAAAAAACTTGGGTTGTCAGTCAAGGATTTAGAGCCCTTTGGATGGTATAAAGCCAAAGTGCCGCTAGCCTTTATCAAAAAGCTCCCTTATCGTCCTTCCAGTAAATTGATCCTTATGACAGCCATGACCCCAACAATGGCTGGCGAGGGAAAGACTACGACATCCGTAGGCCTTGTGGATGGGCTCAACTGCATCGGAAAAAAAGCGATGGCTGCCTTGCGTGAGCCAAGCCTGGGGCCGTGTTTTGGGATGAAGGGAGGAGCCTGCGGGGGAGGGTATGCGCAGGTGGTTCCAATGAGTGATATCAACCTGCATTTCACCGGCGATTTCCATGCTATCACTTCAGCCCATAATTTATTAGCCGCGATGGTCGATAACCATCTGTATTGGGGACATTCCCCCATGTTGGACGCAAGGCGAATCACCTGGCGGCGTACCATGGACATGAATGATCGCTCGCTTCGAAGTATTGTGACGGGAATCGGATCTGTGACTAATGGGTTTGCGCGGGAGGGAAAGTTTGATATTACCGCGGCCTCGGAAGTGATGGCCATTTTGTGTCTGGCGACGGATTTACACGATCTACAACGCCGTTTGGGAAATATCAAGGTTGGACGCACTGCGAAGAAAGAGTTTGTGTTTGCCAAAGATATCAAGGCCGAAGGGGCGATGACCGCCTTATTAAAGGATGCCTTAAATCCCAACCTTGTTCAGACGCTGGAGCATAACCCAGCTTTTGTGCATGGGGGACCATTTGGGAATATCGCGCATGGGTGTAACTCGGTGGTCGCAACCAACGCGGCCTTAAAATTGGCGGACTATGTGGTGACGGAGGCCGGGTTCGGCGCAGATCTAGGAGCTGAAAAATTTTTGAACATCAAATGTCGACGAGCTGGTTTTGAGCCCGCCTGTGCCGTGGTGGTGGCGACGGTGAAAGCTTTAAAACTCCATGGAGGAGTTAATCCCAAAGAGCTGGGAACAGAAAATCTCGAAGCCGTGAATCGGGGACTGCCGAATTTAGTGCGGCACCTCGACAATCTTAAAAAGTTTGGCGTGCCAGTGCTGGTGGCAATTAATCAATTTGCGAGTGATACAAAAGCGGAGCTGGACCTAGTACATGAAATTTGTGCGGGTCGGGGGGTGAAGGTTGCCTTATCCAATCATTGGGCACACGGGGGGGAAGGGGCCAGGGCCTTGGCGGAGTTAGTCGTGAAAACGATCGAAAACGAGCCATCAAAATTTCATACCTTGTACCCCGACGAAATGTCGCTGGCCGAAAAAGTGAGAACCGTATCCCGAGAAATTTATGGGGCCGATGATGCCGATATTCCCTATGCCGTGCTTAAACGTTTTGAAGAGCTAGAGAACGCCGGCTATGGGCATTACCCGGTTTGTATGGCGAAGACTCAATACAGTTTTTCAACGGATCCTTCGAAGAAAGGGGCGCCAACAGGGTTTACCATTCCTATACGAGAAGTGCGACTTTCACTCGGAGCTGAATTCATCGTGGTGTTAACTGGGGACATCATGACCATGCCGGGTCTTCCCCAAGTGCCAGCAGCGGAAGTCGTGGGAGTAGATTCCAAGGGTGACATCTTGGGGTTGTTTTAG
- a CDS encoding S16 family serine protease, whose amino-acid sequence MPHHSGFTKRSTESSAHRFLLLSLLSAGILLSSMPARGAPNPTPLKYQQLAVPILGVTLNQEHQPMGIVTHVVIYFEQRPDHNGLQLRFRIDPGRFSPYAQHAVTQAIARACQAAHLRLDSWTIYLTFPYQGLTMYGDSLSAMVGLSVVAMAKGDMVIFGRAITGTITEDGHIGAVGGIPYKVEAAYAEHMDRIVIPEERDLRDDEWQTPFMMQVSPVSTLDKAYYVLTGHTLQ is encoded by the coding sequence ATGCCTCATCACTCAGGTTTCACCAAGCGTTCCACCGAGTCAAGCGCTCACAGATTTCTCCTCCTTTCCTTGCTGAGTGCCGGGATCTTGCTTTCTAGTATGCCGGCTCGCGGGGCGCCAAATCCTACTCCGCTGAAATATCAACAATTGGCCGTTCCGATTCTTGGGGTCACACTCAACCAAGAACACCAACCCATGGGGATTGTCACCCATGTCGTCATCTACTTCGAACAACGACCCGACCACAATGGATTACAGCTCCGCTTCCGAATTGATCCCGGTCGATTCTCTCCATATGCACAACATGCCGTTACCCAAGCCATCGCTCGAGCCTGCCAAGCCGCCCATCTTCGGCTTGACTCCTGGACGATCTATCTGACCTTTCCTTATCAGGGATTGACGATGTATGGAGATAGTTTATCCGCCATGGTGGGATTAAGCGTCGTCGCCATGGCAAAAGGAGACATGGTAATTTTTGGACGGGCCATTACCGGGACCATCACTGAAGATGGGCACATCGGCGCAGTTGGCGGTATTCCCTATAAAGTCGAAGCCGCCTATGCAGAGCATATGGATCGGATCGTGATTCCTGAGGAACGCGACTTGAGGGATGACGAATGGCAAACACCTTTTATGATGCAAGTTTCTCCAGTGAGTACCCTCGACAAGGCCTACTATGTCCTCACTGGGCACACACTCCAATAA
- the uvrB gene encoding excinuclease ABC subunit UvrB: MAKFNLQSEFSPKGDQGQAIASLTQGVRENKKHQVLLGVTGSGKTFTMANVIANVQKPTLVVVHNKTLAAQLYQEFKSFFPDNAVEYFVSYYDYYQPEAYIPTTDTYIAKDSAINDTIDQMRHAATSALLERDDIIIVASVSCIYGLGSPEVYHEMLLFLEEGMEIRREAILAKLVDIQYSRNDLELQRGMFRARGDVIEIFPAASDSNTIRVELFGDTVDSISEIDPLTGQSLKRLSKIPIYPKSHYVIAPDRYEGALKGIEEELEERIAYFSKNNQLLEAQRIEQRTRFDLEMIRAMGYCHGIENYSRHLSGRAPGEPPPTLLDYFPKDYLLVVDEAHVTIPQFGGMYEGDRSRKKTLVEYGFRLPSALDNRPLTFQEFGGFVNQAVYVSATPGPYELKHAGKEVVEQIIRPTGLMDPVVEVIPAKGQVEHLLGEVKGTIKQGFRVLVTTLTKRMAEDLSEYYHEQGLKVRYLHSDIKTLERADIIRDLRRGKFDVLVGINLLREGLDLPEVALVGVLDADKEGFLRGHRALIQTAGRAARNSEGRVILYGDIITDSMRTTIDETARRRTIQAEYNAVHGITPATIKKRIHDLEYQIAEADYLDLGVAAEKEVVYGDESEIEKTIEALNKEMKVAAKALEFERAAKLRDKIRGLRQQELQLGGTLSENT, encoded by the coding sequence ATGGCGAAGTTCAATTTACAGTCGGAATTTTCTCCCAAAGGCGATCAGGGGCAGGCGATTGCATCACTGACACAGGGGGTTCGAGAGAACAAGAAACACCAGGTGCTTCTAGGGGTCACGGGGTCGGGCAAGACATTTACCATGGCAAATGTCATTGCCAACGTTCAGAAACCGACGTTGGTCGTGGTGCATAACAAAACCTTGGCTGCGCAATTGTATCAGGAATTTAAAAGTTTTTTCCCCGACAATGCGGTGGAGTATTTCGTTAGTTATTACGACTACTATCAGCCCGAAGCATACATTCCGACGACGGATACCTACATTGCCAAAGACTCGGCAATTAATGACACCATCGATCAGATGCGACATGCGGCAACTTCCGCACTCTTGGAACGGGACGACATTATTATTGTCGCGTCGGTGTCCTGTATCTATGGGTTGGGATCTCCAGAGGTCTACCATGAAATGTTGTTGTTTCTGGAAGAAGGCATGGAAATTCGCCGGGAAGCAATATTGGCAAAACTGGTGGATATTCAATACTCCCGCAATGATCTGGAGTTGCAACGTGGAATGTTTCGTGCGCGCGGCGATGTGATTGAAATTTTTCCAGCTGCCTCGGATTCCAACACCATTCGTGTGGAATTGTTTGGCGATACCGTGGATTCGATTTCAGAGATCGATCCGCTCACTGGCCAGTCGTTGAAACGCTTGTCAAAAATACCCATTTATCCCAAAAGCCATTACGTCATTGCGCCGGATCGGTATGAAGGTGCATTGAAGGGGATTGAAGAAGAGTTGGAGGAAAGGATTGCGTATTTCAGTAAAAATAACCAACTTCTTGAAGCGCAACGCATTGAACAGCGGACGCGGTTTGATCTGGAAATGATTCGGGCGATGGGCTATTGCCATGGAATCGAAAACTATTCTCGCCATTTGAGTGGTCGAGCGCCAGGTGAACCCCCTCCGACCCTGCTAGATTATTTTCCCAAAGATTATCTCCTGGTGGTGGATGAAGCGCATGTGACCATTCCGCAATTTGGAGGGATGTATGAGGGCGATCGCTCTCGCAAGAAGACGTTGGTGGAATATGGCTTTCGGCTTCCCTCTGCTTTGGATAATCGACCGCTGACGTTTCAAGAGTTTGGGGGGTTTGTCAATCAGGCAGTGTATGTCTCGGCCACTCCAGGTCCCTATGAATTAAAACATGCGGGAAAAGAAGTCGTGGAGCAAATAATTCGCCCCACGGGATTAATGGATCCTGTGGTAGAAGTGATTCCTGCCAAGGGGCAAGTGGAGCATTTACTCGGCGAGGTGAAAGGCACCATTAAGCAAGGTTTTCGCGTATTGGTTACGACGCTGACCAAACGTATGGCCGAAGATCTTTCGGAGTATTACCATGAACAGGGCTTGAAAGTGCGGTATCTGCATTCGGATATTAAGACCCTCGAACGGGCCGACATTATTCGGGATCTTCGTCGAGGCAAGTTTGATGTACTCGTCGGCATTAACCTCTTACGCGAGGGTTTGGATTTGCCCGAGGTCGCTTTGGTGGGGGTGTTGGATGCGGATAAGGAAGGTTTTCTCCGCGGGCATCGTGCGCTGATTCAAACCGCAGGGCGGGCGGCGCGGAATAGTGAAGGTCGGGTCATTCTTTATGGCGATATCATTACTGACTCCATGAGGACGACCATTGACGAGACGGCCCGCCGGCGTACCATCCAAGCTGAATATAATGCTGTTCATGGAATAACGCCGGCGACGATCAAAAAGCGAATTCATGATCTGGAATATCAGATAGCTGAGGCGGATTATCTTGATCTTGGAGTCGCCGCGGAAAAAGAGGTGGTGTATGGGGATGAATCAGAAATAGAAAAAACGATTGAGGCGTTGAACAAGGAAATGAAAGTTGCAGCCAAGGCTCTAGAGTTTGAACGCGCGGCGAAGTTGCGCGACAAAATCCGTGGATTGCGACAACAAGAGTTACAGTTGGGTGGAACGCTTTCTGAAAATACTTGA
- a CDS encoding DUF4321 domain-containing protein yields MKKSGWTLLGFIFIGGLLGGVLGEILRVFTPSGTVQNIFARSVSPGLDPPFTVDLVLLKITLGFILKINLLTLLGIFLGIYLYKNI; encoded by the coding sequence GTGAAAAAATCTGGATGGACCTTACTCGGGTTCATTTTTATTGGTGGGTTGTTGGGCGGAGTTCTTGGGGAAATTCTTCGGGTATTCACGCCATCCGGCACCGTTCAAAATATTTTTGCCCGTTCCGTTTCTCCTGGGTTGGACCCTCCCTTCACAGTTGATTTGGTTCTTCTCAAAATCACGCTTGGGTTTATTCTCAAAATCAATCTTCTCACGTTGCTGGGAATTTTCTTAGGAATTTACCTGTACAAAAATATCTAA
- the ffh gene encoding signal recognition particle protein: MFSALTEKIDSVLKKIRGPGVLREQDVTEALKEVRLALLEADVNFKIVKDFIARVQEKAVGKEILESLNPGQQVVKVVWEELRDLMGSEHAGLSLSSQPPTVVMMVGLQGAGKTTSCGKLAYQFKKQSKRVLMIAADPRRPAAADQLASLGSDLDIPVHRADQVLSGRAQVTQFCKEGVARGREHGYDVVVLDTGGRLQVDQDLMQELVDIKAAVMPQEILLVADSMTGQEAVNVAEQFDQQVGITGVILTKIEGDARGGAVLSIRAATGKPIKYLGVGEKSDALEPFHPDRMASRILGMGDVLSLIEKAQDAISKEEAESLQRKMTSNTLTLEDFRDQIKQVNKLGSMEQIMGMLPGGEKLKAMVSGASNQGLPEKEMSRVVAIIDSMTPKERRDHTIINGSRKKRIAKGSGTSVQEINRLIKQFLGARTMMKSLVGGKGKPGKLGKLKRRGKLIRALHSP; the protein is encoded by the coding sequence ATGTTTTCCGCACTCACCGAAAAAATTGATTCTGTCCTCAAAAAGATCAGAGGGCCAGGTGTCTTGCGTGAGCAGGATGTCACCGAGGCACTAAAGGAAGTTCGTCTCGCCCTCTTAGAGGCAGATGTCAATTTCAAGATCGTCAAGGACTTCATTGCCCGCGTTCAAGAAAAGGCGGTGGGCAAAGAAATCCTAGAAAGCCTGAATCCAGGCCAACAAGTCGTCAAAGTGGTCTGGGAAGAATTGCGGGACCTGATGGGGTCCGAGCATGCAGGCCTGTCCCTCTCCTCACAGCCACCTACCGTGGTGATGATGGTGGGGTTGCAAGGTGCAGGTAAAACCACGAGCTGCGGGAAGCTGGCCTATCAATTCAAAAAACAGAGTAAACGAGTTTTGATGATTGCGGCTGACCCTAGGCGTCCCGCGGCAGCAGATCAATTAGCCTCTCTTGGCTCGGACTTAGACATTCCGGTCCACCGTGCCGACCAAGTATTATCCGGCCGGGCGCAGGTGACTCAGTTCTGTAAAGAGGGCGTTGCCCGAGGTCGCGAACATGGCTATGACGTGGTGGTGTTGGACACTGGCGGCCGTTTACAAGTTGATCAAGATTTAATGCAGGAGTTGGTGGATATAAAGGCCGCCGTCATGCCGCAGGAAATCCTTTTGGTTGCGGACTCCATGACTGGGCAGGAAGCCGTAAACGTGGCCGAGCAGTTTGACCAGCAGGTCGGGATCACCGGGGTGATTTTGACGAAAATCGAGGGAGATGCCCGAGGTGGGGCGGTTCTTTCCATTCGTGCCGCCACGGGAAAGCCCATTAAATACCTTGGTGTCGGGGAGAAATCCGATGCCTTGGAACCCTTTCATCCTGATCGCATGGCCTCCCGTATTTTGGGGATGGGTGACGTATTGTCCCTCATTGAAAAAGCCCAGGATGCAATTTCCAAGGAGGAAGCCGAGTCCCTTCAGCGCAAGATGACGAGCAATACCTTGACCCTGGAGGATTTTCGGGATCAAATCAAGCAGGTCAATAAACTTGGGTCCATGGAGCAAATCATGGGCATGCTCCCTGGGGGGGAGAAGCTGAAGGCCATGGTCAGTGGGGCCTCAAACCAAGGGTTGCCGGAAAAAGAAATGAGCCGGGTGGTGGCTATCATTGATTCCATGACCCCCAAAGAGCGAAGGGATCATACGATTATCAATGGGAGCCGAAAGAAGCGCATCGCTAAAGGCAGTGGTACGTCGGTACAGGAGATTAACCGGCTGATCAAGCAATTTTTAGGCGCTAGGACCATGATGAAATCCTTGGTCGGGGGGAAGGGCAAACCCGGAAAGCTGGGGAAGTTGAAAAGGCGGGGAAAACTTATTCGAGCCCTTCACTCTCCTTGA
- the rpsP gene encoding 30S ribosomal protein S16, which yields MAVHLRLSRVGRHKRPFYRVVAVDSRMRRDGRALEVLGTHDPLKEPTVTELKSERVLDWLQKGAQPSVTVRTLLRRSGIWKTFEDSRKKS from the coding sequence GTGGCGGTTCATTTACGGTTAAGTCGGGTGGGGAGACACAAGCGGCCATTTTATAGAGTCGTGGCTGTTGATTCGAGAATGCGACGGGATGGACGGGCTCTTGAAGTCCTTGGGACTCATGACCCTTTAAAAGAGCCAACAGTGACTGAATTAAAGTCAGAACGGGTATTGGATTGGCTGCAAAAAGGGGCCCAACCCTCTGTCACAGTTCGTACGCTATTACGACGGTCTGGTATTTGGAAGACTTTTGAAGATTCTCGAAAAAAATCATAG
- the rimM gene encoding ribosome maturation factor RimM (Essential for efficient processing of 16S rRNA) produces MESHYIVDGDVMPETEFVTIGKIVKPFGVRGQVRVLSLTDVPGRLENLDEVRIETASGESLVTKVSDVHSDGRSYLFRFQAFSSPEEVAAFRGAWLKVPLNTVPPAPEGHHYQFELIGLTVKEESGKVLGVLEEVIETPAQHLFVIRGQDGELLLPAFKKWIQKVDIPGQEMIVFPKEEWSGDYAV; encoded by the coding sequence ATGGAATCCCACTATATTGTAGATGGTGATGTGATGCCTGAAACAGAATTCGTGACTATCGGGAAGATCGTGAAGCCTTTTGGTGTTCGAGGGCAGGTTCGTGTGCTCTCTCTTACCGATGTGCCTGGGCGATTGGAAAACTTGGACGAAGTGAGGATTGAAACAGCATCGGGAGAATCTTTGGTCACCAAAGTCAGCGATGTTCATTCCGATGGGCGGTCCTACTTGTTTCGGTTTCAGGCATTTTCTTCGCCTGAGGAAGTGGCTGCCTTTCGAGGGGCATGGTTAAAAGTTCCCCTAAATACGGTTCCTCCAGCACCTGAAGGACACCATTATCAATTCGAATTGATCGGCCTCACGGTCAAAGAGGAATCTGGGAAGGTTTTGGGAGTGCTGGAGGAAGTGATTGAAACTCCGGCTCAGCACTTATTCGTCATACGGGGGCAGGATGGGGAGCTACTTTTGCCGGCGTTTAAAAAATGGATTCAGAAAGTTGATATTCCCGGCCAAGAGATGATCGTATTTCCAAAAGAAGAATGGTCTGGTGATTATGCAGTGTGA
- the trmD gene encoding tRNA (guanosine(37)-N1)-methyltransferase TrmD: protein MMQCDVLTLFPELIEGIAAQSMLKRAQESGRVCIRSHNIRDYIKDRHRIADDAPYGGGCGMVMKAEPIFRAIDALQDEGQELRLIFPSPQGIPFSHQLAMDLSRESRRLVWICGHYEGIDERVLTRLEPEEISIGDYVLTGGELPAMVMIDAAARLVPGVVGDPGSVEQDSFADVLLDYPHYTRPEGVRGYGVPDVLLSGNHAAIRLWRRKESLRNTYWKRPDVLHDECLTEEDRRLLREISQECEQV from the coding sequence ATTATGCAGTGTGACGTTCTTACCTTATTCCCGGAGTTGATTGAAGGTATTGCGGCTCAGAGTATGTTGAAGCGTGCCCAAGAAAGTGGTCGGGTCTGCATCCGATCCCATAATATTCGGGACTATATAAAAGATCGGCATCGCATTGCGGATGATGCCCCTTATGGGGGTGGGTGTGGAATGGTCATGAAGGCCGAACCAATTTTTCGTGCGATTGATGCGTTACAGGATGAGGGACAAGAGTTGCGCTTGATCTTTCCTTCGCCACAAGGCATTCCCTTTTCGCATCAATTGGCGATGGACTTGAGTCGTGAATCGAGGCGGCTGGTCTGGATCTGTGGCCATTATGAGGGTATTGATGAGCGGGTGCTGACTCGATTGGAACCTGAGGAAATTTCCATTGGAGATTACGTGCTGACAGGTGGAGAATTACCAGCCATGGTCATGATTGATGCGGCTGCTCGGTTGGTTCCTGGAGTGGTGGGAGATCCCGGATCGGTGGAACAAGATTCTTTTGCGGATGTATTGCTTGATTATCCCCATTATACTCGGCCCGAAGGAGTTCGTGGGTATGGGGTACCCGATGTGTTGTTGTCCGGCAATCATGCGGCCATTCGTCTTTGGCGGCGAAAAGAATCTTTGCGCAATACCTACTGGAAACGTCCCGATGTTTTGCATGATGAATGCTTAACAGAAGAAGATCGACGATTATTAAGAGAAATATCTCAAGAATGTGAACAAGTTTAA